The DNA window ACGTGCTGCGTGCTGCTGCTCTGGCTTGACGGCGCATCGGACGGCAGGCAGGGCCGTGGTTCCCGTTTCGCCATTTTCGCATGGAAAGCAGGGGATGATCGAGGGTACGTTTGGATCCGGCGACTAAACTATCTTAGTTCCGTCCATAGCATATTTAGACATCAATTGTAAATATTAAATGTCGACTAATTATAAATCAATTACATAAATCGAGGCTAATTCAacctattaaacctaattaatccattaTTAGCATATGTTtggactaattagatttaatggattcgtcttgtgaattagcctccatctgtgcaattagttttgtaattagtctatatttaatatttctaattaatATCCAAATATCTGATGTGATATAGCTAAAATTTTATCGGGGTCGTCCAAACTGGCCCTGATTTCCAACACAAATGTACCAACTGGGGCACCAATTTTAACGTGTAAGCCGGTAAAACGATGCAAATAAAGTGTTAGATGCCTTTCTTCTAAAAAAAGGGcttgaagaaaaagaaaagaaaggagaatTTACTATAATTTAGGTGAGTCCATTCATGCAAGGATGTAACAGATGATCAACAAGGTAATTTGAATATTTGGCATATTATTACAAAAATTTGGATGGAAATACGGTTACATATGTAATATGTTGTCTAGTGGAAAGGGGTTAAGCTGGGGAGTAGTTGTCTGCACCAGCGATGTTCAGCTAAAACACTTCCCAAGTACCCATGGAGAAGTTAAAACTCACAAGATTGTCGACCAAGAACTTGTAAAACATCTTCTGGTGTGTGGCGAGTAACAAGAGATTCTCATACCTTTTGCTAAATATGAACTCTGATATCCTTTCTTTCCATCACCAGATATCATTCTCCACTTGATGTCAGGGGTAGCAAGAGAAGATCATACAGACAGGTACTCAGAATGCCCGCTTCCCTTCCATCCTGCGCCATTCGTGGCGTGGCTCTTATCATCAGTCCTCAAAACGTTAAGAGCCTAGGCAAAGACAGAATCAAGTGAAACCAACATGGAGAATCAAGTGTTGTCGAAACAAAATCGATTCGGCAGGAGATTTGTAACAATTCAACATGCACATCATGATGTTAACCGTGTTCTACGTATTATCGAACTGATCAAAGTTGGGACGGGCGAGCACGCCAGGCAGGCTCGTGCTCACGCACATTCCCGGGCATCGCTACCTTACAGGCAAACCGGCGAACACCCACTGTGCAGCTGCCGGCGACACGCCAGGACACAGAATCAAACGAGCGGAGAGCCGAAGACGATGGCGTTGGGTGTCATACGTGCGTACCTTGCAAGCAGAATTAGCGCCTCAGCGCGCGTGGAGTTGCGAGGCGATGAAGAGCGCCGGAGCCGGCCGTGCGGCGGCTCAAGCGCGGTGGCGGGCAATCGCTGTAGAAAACAACGATAGAGAACGGCTGACGCGACGGCGCTGCGGGAGGAGCATATCCGGATGAACTAGCGCCGCGGGCCACGCGCGTTGGGTGGGCGCATGATCCTGACGGAGGCATGCGCGGGACACATCGAGTGCCGGAGCAAGCGGAGGCCAGTGCGCGTGGTCTCGCCGGCTTCCATGCCGCCGGGCCGAAATATTTGCAAAAGGCCTCCCGGATCGGATCGGGATCCGAATATTTCTATTTAAACCCTATACtttacaaataaacccctaaataggatcgcgattaataatatCGATCCGATTATTTTCATTTAGACCCTCATAAATTTCAAATAACCCCCTGCCATGGTCCGCTCCTCCTCCGTCCGtccgcgccaccgccgtcgtccTCCATGGCGGGATCGCGAAGCCCTACCTCGGCCAGCAAATCCCGGCTCAATGCCTGGCATCATCCCGGCGGAAGCGCTCGCGATCGGTTCTGTGGCCATGGGCAATGAGACGGCCGGCGGGCCGGCTTCAGCGACTACGCGCGGCCGCAAGCTGCATACCTCGTCGCccctcttcgccgccgccggccgccaccgcctggCTTCCTGTTGCCGGTTTGTAGCGAAGGATCTAAGCGCACAATGTGTGTGTCAGCAGCGCAGCAGGAATGGCGGAGTACTTGTGTCGCAGGTTGATCGATGGCGGAGTGAAACCGCAATTACACAGCGTCCTTGTGCCTCGTGATTGTGTTTCCAGTTAGTTCTCCCTGGTGGAAGAAACAGATTGCTATCTGCAGCTGCAACTACCTCTGATTTCTGGAAGTCATCACTGAATGTAACGTGAATACGTGATCAATGCAACGTACAGCCAGCACACATATATTCTTCAGAGAGAAGTTGTGGCAGCTCATCCCCATGGATCAGCTAACCAAGAAACAGCGCCCCTGCAGGGATCGAGCTTCTGCTTGCCATGGCTGGTGGCAGCTGCTAATGGTGAGAGTCTCCTGCAGCACTCCAGCGAACACTGCTGACCATCCGATGACTTGCTCTATGAAATCCCTTCTCACCAGCGGCTACCTCTTTGAATCCCGAGACTGCCATTGGGCATGAACAGCTAGTGCGACAACATCGTCCCTTCCCCTTGTATGCAATGATGATCAAGCTCCTTCTACGCACCGATCAGGATTCTCAAACAAATTAGGGGAATAGCGAAATTTCAAAATATTTGTTTTTCTTGAAAAACTCACATAATTGCGATGACGAAATCGTATGTGTGCAACTCTACTCAGGGATGAGATACGATATAATCATTGGAGGTCCTCCCTAGTTAAGTATATGTTGACACAACTCTACTTAAGAATGGTAGATCCAAAGCAGTTTAGACCTAGTTTCTTATGGATAAaacttctctctctctctctctctccacacATCCAGCTCTAGTGCTATGACAATAGTTTGCTTATATGGCAACTCATTTATTAAGAACGAAGTTAGATTGGTCTAGGCTAATCATAGTGAAAAGGTTTCGTTCTAATATTTTCAAGAGTGCTGCGTCAACAAAGTAACAATGGAATAATAGTTGAAGTTCCTTTCatatttttattatttcataTGTCCATGTGACATTTAATTCTTTGACTTATTATTAAGAGTTGGTCTAGGTAGCTTCAATAGAGGAAGTAATTTTCGAATTGGACCCAACTGATCCGGTCGGCCAGGCCGATAAAATTATCAGGCCGCGTCTTGGTAGCGTTTTCTGTCCGGCATGAGGTACCTGGCTCGGCCCAGAGAGGCACATGCACAACCGGCCTCCCACTCCCCTCGTGACCGGAGATCCTTTACATCTTCCGAAAGATTTTTGTTTATACATCGCACCAACACTTGGCAGCTTTTGATTGGCCGAACAGAAATTAAGCCTGGGTGCATGAGAAGGCTCCTGGGCGCAGGACACACGCGTCAGCATAGTACTCAGGAAGAGAAGCAGAAATGAATCTTATTTGAGTTTCAATCTTCAAATACATTTTTTTCCTAAACTATTAATCTGTTTTGAAATCCGTTTGAAGGTTATTGTTATTTGAATTAATGCTACAAGATGAGATCCAACATGAATATTTTtactttttattattttttgaaAAGTTCAACATATGCAATATGCTGTTTCGGCAATTTTGATAAACTACTTCAACATTTCTAAAACATGTTCTCAACAATTCAATTGTGAATGTTGAATTAGTTTTTACAAACATATTGAATCTTGTTTTGTGAATTGTTGAATTAAGTTTAGCATATTGTTGAATAAGGTTTTAAAAAATGTTGAATACATGGGTTGTTTgtatatatttttttgaataTATTATAATTATTATAATGTTGAAATCTTTTTGACTTGTCATTTAATCAGCTATTTTAAACTGTTGAGTTCAAATAATAAGGAAATGCGTCTGCTACAAGGGAACAAACGAAGACCTGGAAAAAAATAGGAACCCACCTTGGCTGTTGTATCCATACTTCCATAGACCATAGCCATGCCACTGATGTTGGGCCACAAGTTTCTATAAGTGCTTCTGCTGCTTGGGCTTTGCGTGCGCAATGAGGGAGGGGAACAAACAGCAGAGAGAAGGTGGGTAGGCGCGGAACACGCGCGCAGGCAGCGAATTTGTGGGCCGCTCAGTTTTGCGTGGGCCGTAGCGGTCTGTGCGACATGTATCTTCCTGTCTTCCGGAGGTTAGATAGGAGCGCCCCCTCGCGACGCCGCTGAGCAGAGAGCACGACGCCGCCGGTGCCGGGTCTTTCCCCTCTCCGACGGATCCCGCACCCGCTGTCCCTCGCTCCAACGCCGCCGCTCCTACCTGTTGCAGTGGAGTGGAGATCCATCCGGCCGTGGGCTGTTTTATCTTTTTGTTTCTGGTAAGCAACAATCCTTGCTCGATTTGATGGATTGTTATCGATTGTTCTAATGGTTAATTCGTTCGGTTCCGGGGTGCTCTTTTTTTCTACGACTCCAATCTAATCCATCAATCATAGACTGATTAGGTTCTTCAGCGCGAGAGGCCAATACATCCTAGGTGTGCAATTCAGTTCGCAGAATTTTTGTGGTCCAACTAAGCTCCGTTTGTGCAAGTAACTCACGCCACCGGAAAGCATGAGAAGGCGGCCGGGGATCGCTGGCTTGCAGAATGCGGCGGCTACTCGCGTATATCCAGTTCTTCTGCTGATTGACTCAAGATTTgcgctttcttttttttccctcgcCCTTTTGGAAGATGAGAATAAAGTGTTGCTGCGAACTTCCAGGACCAATTCCGGCTGGTGGGGGAGAATGTGGCCAAGGTCAGGACCGATGTGATGAAGGAGCAACTTGCGACGTTCAGGTCACAGCTCGAGGAATTTGCTCGCAAGCATAAGGTAATCAGCTGTTCCTGTACTTTACTTGAATGTCGAAGGAGGAGAAAGAAAACCTGTATCACGCAAAATATGCGAACTATCTGTTGACTTTTTGGATGATGCTACTAAGTGGGGTTAGCTGCTTAGGATAATTATCGTGTTTGCATGTGCTATCTGTTGAATTCTTATGTACATTGAAGCTGTCGATTGGACATcggaagagggagggagggagggaccTAACTATAGTCCAATACCAAGAAAGACCCACCATATTGGGAACTGGAAAATACAGAATTCGGTAACAAGTCGTGGGGAAACTCATTCATAATTTTTGTGCAGTCCATTAAGTCCCAGTGTAATGAGAGATGTCAGTGGAAAGAAAACTTAGACACGGCATTATTGAATCACCATATCACCATAAATTTTAAACGGAGAAGTGTATTCTTATTCTCTCTGGTAatgttatatatacatattgtgctAGTGCAGAGCGACATCCGTAAAAATCCGATATTTAGACAGCAGTTCCATGAGATGTGTGCAAAAGTTGGAGTAGATCCGCTGGCATCTAATAAAGGAGTTTGGGCAGAACTTCTAGGGATTGGTGACTTCTACTATGAAATTGGTTGGTATACTCACTTTAAGCTTTCTTGTGGGTTCTTCTGGTTGGGGAAGTGAAATTTGATATTGCTATCTTTTTATGTGTTTACTATCCATTTTCATTCTTGCAGGAGTTCAGATAGTTGACATATGCATTGCAACTAGATCGCATAATGGTGGCCTGATTGACTTGCTAGATCTCCGCAAACTTCTCTGTCAGAAGAGAAAAGCTACTCTTGAATCATTATCTGAAGATGACTGTTTACGTGCTATAAGTAAGCTAAAAGTAAGACTTTTAAGCTTCAGTGATCCATCTATGCTTTATAGTTTGAAACTTTGGAATTGGATGTACATTGTTTCTACAAGTTTGCACTTTAGTTAACAGATGATTGTTAATACAAAGGAAGTTGATATACTCGGTAAGAGTTTTAGCTCATATGGTGCTTCTTTATTGAATTTACAGGTCCTTGGTAGTGGCTTTGAAGTAATTTCTGTTGGGAGGAGAAAGCTTGTGCGGTCAGTTCCTACTGAATTAAATAAAGATCACAGTGGGATACTAGGGCTAGCACAGGTTTGTGCTTTCAATACTGTAATATTTAACACCACATTACTAGAAGCTTGTTTGGATACAAAGTATTTTCGGAGTATTGGATAAATACTACGGTTTTACAAAATACTTTGGTTTTTAAAAacttatgtgtgtttggatgcaACAAACTTTGTGGTTTTAAAAACCATAACACTATCAAAATCATAGTCTTTTTGGAGTTTTAAAAACTCCACTCCAGACCTCTTTTTTCTAAACCATGGTTTTGCACGTCTTTGGCTTATAAAACTACAGTTTCTTAATACTATAGTTTTCTAAAACTGCAacatccaaacaggccctaaactA is part of the Panicum hallii strain FIL2 chromosome 2, PHallii_v3.1, whole genome shotgun sequence genome and encodes:
- the LOC112881563 gene encoding vacuolar protein sorting-associated protein 22 homolog 1; its protein translation is MRRRPGIAGLQNAAATRDQFRLVGENVAKVRTDVMKEQLATFRSQLEEFARKHKSDIRKNPIFRQQFHEMCAKVGVDPLASNKGVWAELLGIGDFYYEIGVQIVDICIATRSHNGGLIDLLDLRKLLCQKRKATLESLSEDDCLRAISKLKVLGSGFEVISVGRRKLVRSVPTELNKDHSGILGLAQAEGYVTVEQVEKEFSWSTGRAIDALETLLKEGLAMIDDGHRDGKRRYWFPCVTVSSDTTSGEAK